The DNA region TGAATGTGGAGCACGGCTTAAGGGCCTGCTCCACACGATCTCCGTGTCTCCCTGACTCTTAGCCAGAAGCGCGTGGCCTCTTTGTCGGAGATTACGTTTCCTGTGACCGCTGCTCAAGTCTCTATAAGCACAGGGCCAGGCATCCACATAGGTTCCACACAGGTTTTCCCCAGCAAAATCCACGTCCGTGCCGTCTATACTTCAAACATATGAGTACATCCACCATCAGCGTCGATGAGTTTCAGGCACTTGAACAAAAAGTCCTTCGTGCCGTCGAGATCGTCAAGCGTGAGCGTGAAGCACGCGCTGCAGCGGAGGCCCAGGTCGCCTCTCTTAATGAACAGCTCGAAAGCCAGCTCACTGCCCAGATTGCCGTTGAAGCGCAGCTCAGCACGCTAAGCAAGGAACGGGACGCGGTGCGCCAGCGTGTCGAAAAGATGCTGGAGCAGATGGACGAGCTTCTTTAAAAATCCGCCTAAGGAGGAACGATGGACCAGACAGTCGAAGTTCCGGAGCAAGTCGAAGCCCCATCCATCGTCTCCGAGTCGATCGGGGTCGAGATCTATGACCAGATCTACAATCTGCGCGGCACGGACGCGGCCTATATCGAGCGGCTGGCGCATATGGTCGATGCCAAGATGCGCGCCGTCTCGGCGCATGGCGGCACGGTCGACAGTTTGCGCGTGGCGGTGCTGGCGGCGCTGAACATCGCCGATGAGCTGTGCACCTCACGACAGCGGCAGGACATGCTTGCCGGAAGCCTGTCGCAGTCACAGGTCTCGATGCGCTCGCGCGCGGGATCGCTGGCGGGACTGTTGGACGAGGTTCTGGAAGAGCGCAAGGCCGGCTAGTTTCCCACCCCTCGCCTCAGCAAAAGAGGAGCCCGCGTGTATATCCCCAAGGCTAATGAAGAAACCCGGCTCGAAGTCCTACACGATCTGATCGAATCGCATCCGTTGGCATCGCTGGTCACGATGGGCCCGTCTGGGCTGTTGGCTTCTCATCTGCCGATGGTTCTCGAACGCAAATCGGCGACGCGAGGATTGTTGAAGGGACATCTCTCGCGGGCAAACAAGCAATGGCGCGACTTTCTGCCTGCGGTCGAGGCTTTGGCGATCTTCTCCGGACCGGAGCATTACATTACTCCATCGTGGTACGCGGAGAAGGAAGAGACCGGCAAGGTTGTGCCCACGTGGAACTATGCCGTTGTCCATGTCTACGGGCCCCTGAAGGTGATTGAAGACCCAGCGTGGCTCATCGAGCATCTCAACGCGCTGACTACGATTCACGAATC from Edaphobacter paludis includes:
- a CDS encoding cell division protein ZapA, with amino-acid sequence MDQTVEVPEQVEAPSIVSESIGVEIYDQIYNLRGTDAAYIERLAHMVDAKMRAVSAHGGTVDSLRVAVLAALNIADELCTSRQRQDMLAGSLSQSQVSMRSRAGSLAGLLDEVLEERKAG
- a CDS encoding FMN-binding negative transcriptional regulator; this encodes MYIPKANEETRLEVLHDLIESHPLASLVTMGPSGLLASHLPMVLERKSATRGLLKGHLSRANKQWRDFLPAVEALAIFSGPEHYITPSWYAEKEETGKVVPTWNYAVVHVYGPLKVIEDPAWLIEHLNALTTIHESTLPAPWQVSDAPADYVESLLNGIVGLELPIERIEGKWKASQNRSERDRVGIVEGLERLNTPASLAMKALVASGQK